ATTTCTGTGTGGTGTCGGAGGATGTCATCAATCTGTTCCAAGGACATGTCCTTCAGGTCTGAGCCGTGGATCACACATGCTTTAGCATCTCTAAGCAAAAGAAGGAAAGCAATGAGTCCCCAGTGTGGACACAAGAGGGGTCAGGACAATGTAAGCAAGCCTGCCTCGCCACATACCTGGGGTTCACCtggttcactgggatgttgaggcGGGCTGCAATGTCTTCTACGGTCTCGTTGCCCTCAGAGATGATACCTACTCCCTTGGCAATAGCCTTGGCAGTGATGGGGTGGTCACCGGTGACCATGATAACCTGTAAGACACAGAAACATGGATTTTAAACTCACAAAAGGGCATCACACATCTACAACAGCATCATTACAAAATAAGGTCACCCACCTTGATTCCGGCACTTCTGCATTTGCCGACTGCATCAGGCACAGCAGCACGGGGAGGGTCAATCATGGAGATCAGGCCAACAAAGCACAGGCCCTCTGTGGGGAAATTCACTTCTTCTGTATCAAAGTTGAAGCCTTCAGGGAACTGGTCATCATTGAGGGCCAAGTGGCAGAAGCCTGAGGAGAGAAGGTATCAGATAAGATGGCTGCTGGCAGCTAACAGGACAGGAGCGGGCAGAAGATTAGCGCCTCACCCAATACTCGCTCCCCTAGACCCCCAAGCTCCATGTAGGCATTCTGGAAAGCATCCTTCAGCTCCTCGTCCAGGGGTTGCTCTTTGCCTTGCAGCAGAATAGTAGAGCAACGGTCCAGGATCCTTTCAGGGGCACCCTTCATAACCAGGAGGTATCGGGACTCTGAGGAGTTGGCATTCTTGTGTATGGACAACTGTGGACAGAGAGAATGGGGTAAGAGTCTTCCTCCTCTGAACATACCTAAAAGAGTCAGCCTGTCCATACAGCTTAGGCCTCCTACAGTCAGTTGCGGCCATTGACAACAACTGGCTCCTACTGGAAAAGATAAGCCTCGGGGAATGTTCAAACCGGAGCTGTAAGGGTCcggtcacacagagtaaagtggcgttgattctggcacgataactcacagcagaatcagcgctgataaagactcccattgagttcaatgaatTCTGTCTTCtgcgcagaacacattgaaatcaatgggttaaaaagcctcccacgagttatcgtgccagaatcagcgccactttaccccGTGTGAATGGACGGTAAATCCACAGCAAACTGCCTACTGCCCATCTTCAGGCGGATCCCGCCTGGaaaaacccactgaagtcaaagggaggcagaAAAACTGCGACATTTTTTTATgcacggtttttgcaaaaactgctagtgtttttttcaaagagaagtttccaggtccatacactgtgctgcagaaaaaaaaaaaaaaaaaaaaaacactccaaaaacgccttatgtaaaaaaaactgcatcaaaaaagccatttcctaattcctgaagcagatttttttcaactAGCAAAAAAAacggtgtgaacataccctaaccgcAGCAGCACCATGTGAGCAGACAGAATGTGCTCTTCACATAAACAGGAAAGCAGCATAGTAGACATGCCAACATTACAGCCTCGGCTCCACTTAACATTACAGGTTTATTTTAAGCAGACTTGACAGACGCGGACCGACCTCCTCCTGTCCTCACTGGCCTTTATCAGACTCCACAGCAATATTCATCACATCTGAGGCCTACAGCAAAGCAGCAACACCTCCTGACACTACCAACTAGATAATACTAGCCTTTGCTCGCTACTTCGTCTGCGTGtacttggcatcgatgatccgcctatattcagcaaattgctgcagtcgATGGTTCACCTGCCCTGACGTTTCAGAAGCTCTCAAGCTgtgctgctgctgaacttgttcctcgcgccgtgcctgtgattgttccagcatttcagcagcttgctgggacaccatataattaaCGTGTTGGCACCAATGATCCGCCTGACGCCTACCTTGctctattattattgtttattttttttttattattgtttatatagcaccattaattccaaggtgctttACAGCTCAGCTTGAGGAgaattctgttgacttctggcttccttcatagccctCATtttttgtacacaatggactcattgttatctgttcgtttacatagagagataacagaccaggctttatcagaacctcagATAAGCTGCAGGcaagagcagtgtattatagtatgtgaacataaattcataacagtcgtgaaaccatgtcatttaccgggataaaaacaaactttcacatttacaatattagtaggatacaccACACTTAAAAACTATAGAGCATTGCTtgacactacatacagattaaagAACATCTTCCCCAGGGCTCACCTGGTATTTGTTGGTGGAGTTGAAGGGGATCTCGGCCACTTTCTGGTTCTTTTCTCTCATGTCCTTGACAGATCCACAGCAGAGCTCAATACATTTCAGCAGAGCAGACTCAGAGGCATCTCCGGCCACATCCCTCTACAAAACAGAAGGCAAGAGTAAGGCGCTGCAGAGTTACAAAACCTACGGAACAATGGGCCAGGAACCAGAGGAACTCACCTTCAGAATAGGAGTGTTCTCCTGTCCAGCCTGGAACACTGCACGGTTACAGAGACCAGCAATACGAGCCAAAGCTGTCCAGGTGAGGGAGCTCTTATCAAAGCCGGCACCTGTGGGGAAAAACAGAAGGATGAGATCCCCCCCTTCCAGCATCCCATAAACCCCAGGACCCTCCCTTCACAGCTTTAGAGAAATGATCGTACCGCTCTGATTCTCTGTGGTGTCTGCTTCATGAATCTGGTTGTCAAACCACATGTGTGCTACGGTCATGCGGTTCTGAGTCAGGGTTCCGGTCTTGTCAGAGCAGATGGTCGAGGTAGAGCCAAGGGTTTCCACTGCTTCCAAGTTCTTCACCAAGCAGTTTTTACGAGCCATCCTCTTGGCGGTGAGTGTAAGGCACACCTATGGGACAGAATCACTGTAAGATATGCTGAGAGGGCATCACAGTAACCCCCTAGCCCAGGCTACTTACAGTGACTGTAGCCAGGAGACCTTCAGGCACATTGGCGACAATGATACCGATGAGGAAGATGACGGCTTCAAGCCAAGTATACTGCAAGATGAGTGACAGGATAAAGAAAGAGACACCCAGGAAGACTGCCACACCGGTGATGATATGGATGAAGTGCTCAATCTCAACAGCGATGGGGGTACGGCCGCCTTCAAGACCAGAAGCCAAGGTTGCAATACGTCCCATAACAGTGCGGTCACCGGTGTTGATGACGATACCACGAGCTGTTCCTGTTGAGAGGGCAATGAAGTGTCACACCAGACTCTTAGAATCTCCCAGACTGCAACTGACAAGTCCCAGCAGACACTTACCTTCCACACAGTTGGTGGAGAAGAAGGCGATATTACGGGTCTCCAGAGGGTTCTCATTGGTGAAGTCTGGAGATCTGGTCTGGGGCTCAGACTCGCCAGTCAGGGAAGAGTTGTCCACCTAGTGGGATTGAACAAAGTATGTGAATAGGTTGACACAAGTGCTGAACCAGCTATGGGGTTTGTATGCGGCTCCCCTCACCTTACAGCCATGGGCAGAGAGGATCCGGAGATCGGCTGGGATCCGGTCACCACCCTGGACTTCTACAATATCTCCCAGGACAACCTCTTCTGCATTGATACTAAGCTTCTCGCCATTTCGGATGACCAGGGCTTGCTGCAGGAGAACATAGACAGGGCTATATAATAGACGACTACAAGATAAGACGCGTCACCTGTGCACAGTCTGCTAAGGGACGCACCTGAGGCACCATGTTCTTAAAGGACTCCATGATCTTTGAGCTCTTTGCTTCTTGGTAGTAGGAGAAGCAGCCAGTGACGATGACGACAGCGGACAGGACAACACCGAGGTAGAGCTGAGGAGGGGAGAAGACCACATGTCACACAGAGaacacagcaccatggagttgTATCTTAGGGTGTTGCTGCTGATATTCACATCATCATTTTGTGGCTCATCCTCAGTTGCACTCCGAATACCAAATGCCAGGAAGCAGAGAATGGCCCCGATCCACAGCAGCATAGAGAAGCCTCCAAAGAGCTGGCGGCAGAACTTCACCCATTCTGGGGTGGTGGGAGGTGGGGTCAGGGCATTCGGACCATCTCGTGCCAGGATTTCTGCTGCCCGTTCTGTGGTATGCCCCTGTAAGAAG
This sequence is a window from Leptodactylus fuscus isolate aLepFus1 chromosome 2, aLepFus1.hap2, whole genome shotgun sequence. Protein-coding genes within it:
- the LOC142194319 gene encoding sodium/potassium-transporting ATPase subunit alpha-1-like; amino-acid sequence: MGYGAGRDEYEPAATSEHGDKKKGKGKEKDMDELKKEVALDDHKMTLDELHRKYGTDLTRGHTTERAAEILARDGPNALTPPPTTPEWVKFCRQLFGGFSMLLWIGAILCFLAFGIRSATEDEPQNDDLYLGVVLSAVVIVTGCFSYYQEAKSSKIMESFKNMVPQQALVIRNGEKLSINAEEVVLGDIVEVQGGDRIPADLRILSAHGCKVDNSSLTGESEPQTRSPDFTNENPLETRNIAFFSTNCVEGTARGIVINTGDRTVMGRIATLASGLEGGRTPIAVEIEHFIHIITGVAVFLGVSFFILSLILQYTWLEAVIFLIGIIVANVPEGLLATVTVCLTLTAKRMARKNCLVKNLEAVETLGSTSTICSDKTGTLTQNRMTVAHMWFDNQIHEADTTENQSGAGFDKSSLTWTALARIAGLCNRAVFQAGQENTPILKRDVAGDASESALLKCIELCCGSVKDMREKNQKVAEIPFNSTNKYQLSIHKNANSSESRYLLVMKGAPERILDRCSTILLQGKEQPLDEELKDAFQNAYMELGGLGERVLGFCHLALNDDQFPEGFNFDTEEVNFPTEGLCFVGLISMIDPPRAAVPDAVGKCRSAGIKVIMVTGDHPITAKAIAKGVGIISEGNETVEDIAARLNIPVNQVNPRDAKACVIHGSDLKDMSLEQIDDILRHHTEIVFARTSPQQKLIIVEGCQRLGAIVAVTGDGVNDSPALKKADIGIAMGIAGSDVSKQAADMILLDDNFASIVTGVEEGRLIFDNLKKSIAYTLTSNIPEITPFLIFIMANIPLPLGTVTILCIDLGTDMVPAISLAYEQAESDIMKRQPRNPKTDKLVNERLISMAYGQIGMIQALGGFFTYFVILAENGFLPGTLLGIRVNWDDRWVNDVEDSYGQQWTYEQRKIIEFTCHTSFFVSIVIVQWADLIICKTRRNSVFQQGMKNKILIFGLFEETALAAFLSYCPGMDVALRMYPLKPTWWFCAFPYSLLIFIYDEIRKLIIRRSPGGWVERETYY